AATACTTGTAGTTTTGATGTAATTGTGGAAGACAAAAGTGCAGCTGTTCTAGTTTCTTGTCCGGATAAGCAAATTATCAGCGCTAATGAAAACTGTATTGGTATTGCAAACTGGGAAGAACCTGTTTTCGATGATTGCTCAAATTTAACAATCAGCAGTAATTATCAGAAAGGAGATGAACTTCCTCTAGGTGTTACTAATATTGAGTACACAGCAACAGATATAAATGGTAAAACTACGCTATGTAGCTTTGAAGTAGAAGTTATTGACCAAAGTCCACCAATTATAACCAATTGTCCTGACGATATAAGTATATCTGCATCAGACGATTGTGAGGCAATAGTGGATTGGGAGATACCGACAGCTTTGGATAATTGCACAGAAGTAAGTGCAAATTCAAACTTTGAACCTGGTACTGTTTTTCCTATAGGGATTACGACTGTTGAATATGAGTTTACCGATGAATACGGTAATCGTAGTTTATGTAGTTTTATGGTAACTGTAGAAGACCAATCTGAAATTATCATCAACAATTGTCCAGAAGACATCTTTGTCACAGCTGAAAACAGCAATGGGTCGGCAACTGTGAATTGGGAAGTGCCTAGGGCAAGCGCTGCATGCTCTGAACTAGTTGTTGATGCAAGCCACAATCCAGGTGAAGCATTTGAAGTGGGCACTACAGAAGTTACTTATACTTTTACCAAAGAGAATGGAGTAAGTGAAAATTGCACGTTTGATGTGACAGTTGAACCATTAATATTGGATATCCAAATCAGTAGATTAATAACTCCTAATGGAGATGGAAATAATGATAATTGGAGAATAGAGGGGTTAGAAAAATTTCCAAATAATCAGGTGATTGTGGTGGACAGATGGGGAACGGAAATTTATAAATCGAGTGGATACAACAACAATGAAGTAGTTTGGAAGGGAGAAAACAGGAGTGGAGAGATGGTACCCAGAGGTACTTATTATTATTTCGTTACGGTAAGAAACGAGCAAGATGTCATTCAGAGAAAAGGGTATCTGGAAGTCCTAAGATAATGGATTAAAGATGTTATATTATTGTTTAAATAAATTTATATAACATAATGTAAATCAGTAAATTATATATATTGAAGAAATTAAAATACCATATTAAGTTTCTATTTGTTTTGTTATTCATCAGTATTGGACTGCATGCACAACAAGGAGTACAATATACGCAATATATGTATGACGGATCACTTATTAATCCGGCCTATGCTGGAGCTGATGAAGCATTAAGTATCTCACTATTACATCGTGATCAATGGAGTGGTCTTGAGGGAGCTCCGCAGTCTCAGACTTTTTCAGCTCATTCTTTATTTAGAAAGCCACAGTTAGGAACGGGCTTATTTATTCATCGTGAAAGTATTGGAGTGCATCAAAATATACAGCTTGCCACCAATTTAGCATATCATTTACCAGTAGGCTATCAAAAAACACTCTCCTTTGGTATTAAAGCGGGAATGTTGAATGTTCGTTCGGATTATCAATCATTGCAAAACGGCAATCCTGACCCAAGCGTCAATGATGAGATTTTCTCAGGGACTGACTTTAATGCTGGTTTTGGTTTTTATTACCGCAGTGAAAAATTTGAAGCTGGATATTCGATTCCATCTATTATTAACAAAACGATTAACGTAAACGACTCCATAACACTAGATCCGATTAATCTTAATCATTTACTCTTTAGTCAATACCATATCGCCCTAGGAAGTAATTTTGTGTTAAGTCCGGGTTTTCTATTCAAGTATTTTCAAGGTATACCAATAAGTTATGATCTTAATGTTTTGACAACATACAGAGGAGTGCTTACGGCAGGAGTTTCGTACAGGAAGGAAGAATCTTTAGATTTTTTGATTAGATTTAACTTATCATCACAATTTCAAGTCGCTTATGCCTACGACTATCCCATAGGCAATGTAAGCAGGCTTGCGCAGGCATCTAATGAAATCATGCTGCGATATATTTTCAAATTTAACTACGATAATGTGAATTCGCCTCAATGAAATTGATTAATCAACTATTTTGCTGTAAGATGCACCATTTTATATCGATTTTAACTTTTTTGATAGTTGCTATGTTCTCAACCGATTTAGTGGCCAGACAATCAGTTTTTTCTGCTTTTAATCAATCCATTGCAGACGCTGACAAAGCTTTTATTGCAAAAAACTATAATCAGGCATTAAGTATTTACGAGCATATAGAAGGAAAGGAAGGGGCTCCGAGTAATATAGCTTTGAGATTAGCCAGAAGCTATTTTTTTACTTATCAATATGAAAGGGCAGTGGAATACTATCGGCATCATGAAAAGACCAATCTGGAATTCCCTACAAAAGACTATTTCTATTTTGCCGAGGCCTTATCTTCTATTGGGGACACTGTAGAGGCTTTAAAGTATTATCATGTTTGCATGGACAAA
This is a stretch of genomic DNA from Marivirga harenae. It encodes these proteins:
- a CDS encoding PorP/SprF family type IX secretion system membrane protein, translating into MKKLKYHIKFLFVLLFISIGLHAQQGVQYTQYMYDGSLINPAYAGADEALSISLLHRDQWSGLEGAPQSQTFSAHSLFRKPQLGTGLFIHRESIGVHQNIQLATNLAYHLPVGYQKTLSFGIKAGMLNVRSDYQSLQNGNPDPSVNDEIFSGTDFNAGFGFYYRSEKFEAGYSIPSIINKTINVNDSITLDPINLNHLLFSQYHIALGSNFVLSPGFLFKYFQGIPISYDLNVLTTYRGVLTAGVSYRKEESLDFLIRFNLSSQFQVAYAYDYPIGNVSRLAQASNEIMLRYIFKFNYDNVNSPQ